The genome window CTTCCGATAGATACTTTGATCGCACGTGCTTTACTGGAAGTCGGTGGTACCGGATTGGCTTTCGTTATTGCATTTATCCCTCTCTACTTGTTTGGGTTGGTGGACCGGCTTTATGATCCGCTCCTCGTCGTTGGCGGGTGGCTTTTTCTTGGCTGGTTTACCTTTGGCTTTGGACTGATAATCGCCGGCTTGAGTGAAATGAATGATATTGTCGAGCGACTTATACAGCCGATTATGTACATCACCCTCCCACTGACGGGGATGTTTTTCATGGTTTCGTGGTTACCTGAAGACGCTGCCCGTATCGTATTGTACTCGCCTCTCGTCCATTGCTTCGAGTTGTTTCGTGAAGGCATGCTCGGTCACAATGTAGAGGCGCAATGGGATTTACAATATCTTTTTAACTGCTGCGTCTGCTTTACCGCAATAGGATTTCTTGTTATCCGGAAAGCGCGCAGTCATATCAGCCTTGAATGACATTTGGGTGTTCGAATTTTTCGAACGAGACAAGTCGGTTCCCGCCATGTGTTTGCGACCAGAAACGAAAAAGAC of Rhodomicrobium vannielii ATCC 17100 contains these proteins:
- a CDS encoding ABC transporter permease produces the protein MVDLRVGDFLARLRTQLRILHALVLREMMTRFGRHNLGFFWLMGEPLILSLGVMLAWSAADHKLGGDVGIVPFVLSGYTMLTLWRHIVGRSVHCFRHNAGLMYHRNVLPIDTLIARALLEVGGTGLAFVIAFIPLYLFGLVDRLYDPLLVVGGWLFLGWFTFGFGLIIAGLSEMNDIVERLIQPIMYITLPLTGMFFMVSWLPEDAARIVLYSPLVHCFELFREGMLGHNVEAQWDLQYLFNCCVCFTAIGFLVIRKARSHISLE